From the Oryza glaberrima chromosome 5, OglaRS2, whole genome shotgun sequence genome, one window contains:
- the LOC127772555 gene encoding protein G1-like8, with protein sequence MEGGGGGADAQAQPVAQAPPAMQPMQQLSRYESQKRRDWNTFLQYLRNHRPPLTLARCSGAHVIEFLKYLDQFGKTKVHASGCAYYGQPSPPAPCPCPLRQAWGSLDALIGRLRAAYEESGHAPESNPFAARAVRIYLREVRDAQAKARGIPYEKKKRKRTQQQQPPPPPPPPPQHQPGAAAGEASSSSSAAAAAVAAEGSGSSAAAAAATIQTGGGGGGSTTTTTASAAAPTTATRV encoded by the coding sequence atggagggaggaggaggtggggcggacgcgcaggcgcagccggtggcgcaggcgccgccggcgatgcaGCCGATGCAGCAGCTGAGCAGGTACGAGTCGCAGAAGAGGAGGGACTGGAACACGTTCCTGCAGTACCTGCGGAaccaccggccgccgctgaCGCTGGCGAGGTGCAGCGGCGCGCACGTCATCGAGTTCCTCAAGTACCTGGATCAGTTCGGGAAGACGAAGGTGCACGCGTCGGGGTGCGCCTACTACGGCCAGCCGagcccgccggcgccgtgcccgtgcccgcTGCGCCAGGCGTGGGGGTCCCTCGACGCGCTCATCgggcgcctccgcgccgcctacGAGGAGAGCGGCCACGCGCCGGAGTCCAACCCcttcgccgcgcgcgccgtccgGATCTACCTCCGCGAGGTCCGCGACGCGCAGGCCAAGGCCCGCGGGATACCATACGAGAAGAAGAAGCGCAAGcgcacgcagcagcagcagcctcccccaccgccgccgccgccgccccagcaccagccgggcgccgccgccggggaggcgtcgagctcgtcgtctgctgccgccgccgccgtcgcagcagAAGGCAGTggcagctccgccgccgccgccgccgccactatccagacaggaggaggaggaggaggaagcaccaccaccaccaccgcttctGCTGCTGCACCGACCACCGCCACCCGAGTATAG